In Paenibacillus durus, the DNA window GTACTGTTTGAAGCACGTTATCATGATCTTCCGGCATAATGTCTTTGCGGATCATATACCAGGTAACCGCCCGGTACATGGCTCCCGTATCGACATAAATGTAAGAAAGCTTCTGTGCTACCATTCGGGCTACTGTACTCTTGCCTGCCCCGGCAGGTCCGTCGATGGCGACGTTAATTTTGTCAGCGATATGTGTCCCCTGCCTAACCAAAGGGGCATTCCTCCTCAGGCATAATGCCAAGATCGCGCTTGGCGTTGATCCACTTGACCTACCGGAAAGCACGAACATAAATTCATACCTTCTGATATCTTCAAGAAAAAAGCAGGCATTGCCTGCGACTTATAAAATTATACCACAGTTTGTACAGCAGTGCAAAATCGCATAGACTCAAAATACAGCAAAAAAATCGGGGAATGGCAGCAAATTTCAGGGTATTTTAGAACTCTTTCCGCGAATCCCGCGTGAAACTATAGCCTGACTCGCTTTAACGGTTGCGGAAATCAAACTGCCGCTCGAAGCAAAAGCGGATAATTTTCTGACGCTCGCCATCCAAGATGTTTACGAACTTTAGCATGGCCACACTCCGCCCGGTATCGAGCTCTTTCATCCGTACTACCTCGGCTTCAAAGTAAGCATGTTCGTTCAATCCGTTACGGTAAGGGATAAGAAGCCAGCACTCCAGCCGATCACCGACTTCAAGCGGAGTGCTTACGTCCGTCCAGAACGAAGTTCCGCCGCCGCCGATATCTTCGGTTCGAACCAGAAAGCGGATACCCGCCGCTGTTCTGACAGCCAGCTCCAGCTCTGCGCTGACACGCAGGAAGCTTCGTCTTTGTATCTTCAGAATCTCATCCTTCGCCGGCTTATGTACACGCACCATTCGGATGACGTCTTCCTTGAAACCGAGCACATGCGTATAAAAATAATTTTTGATTCCGCCCTCGCCCATAAAATAAACCGACAGCTCATCCCCGATATGCAGTTTCTTAAGCCGTCCGCTGCTTTCCTGCATCGGAATTTCTATCAGAAAGGCCTCGTCTTCCAGTTCAGCTATTCTGGACCGGTATTCGACTTCCGCTTCGGAAGCGTCGCTGGATGGTACCTGGATGAACAGTTGGTCGTTAATTTTGGGATACAAACATGTCACCGCCATTGAAATTAGTAAGATATTCTAATGGCGATTATACCATGTGATGCGGCGGCTGGGTGAGAAAATATTACGGGGACGCTCCAGTACGAATCCATGCAAGGATACCGGAGTTCATATCATTTATGACGCAAAAAGGCCATCCGCAAGCGGACAGCCTTAATCCGGTATTTAATGAAACTCTTCACTGCTGTTATTATTTTTGGGCGCCGGAAGCGGTCCGGATCTCTTCAACCGATTCTTCGATTCCGGTGTCCGCATTCAGATAAATCCGGTACTGGGAACCGTTAATCCGGCCGCCGAATTCGTAAGTGAGGACTTCTTCACCGTCATCATTCTCAATCAAGGAGAGACGGTTGTAGATCTCCCGGAAATCCGGGTTAAGCTTTTTCCGCGCATCGGCAAGGCTCATTCCGGGCTTTGCAATTTTGCGGTTTTCCTGATGCTCATTGACATAATCGCTGGACTGAAAACCGGTGGTATCGCCGGTATCGAGTCCGGAGCGCACCGTTATCTTTTCGGGATAGATCAGTACACCGCTTTGCTTCGTAACAAACGTGAAATTGCACATATTGCCGTACCGGTCAGCGCTGACGGGCGTCATATCCGAATATCCCTTGCGTTTCAGGAATTCGCCGGCCTTGGCGACGGCATCATCCACCGATACCTTCGGGGCTCCAATCTCGCGGTTATTGTTATAAGAAATCAGCAGCCCGCCTTTTTTCGTGAAATCCATACTTACCGTTTCATTCGCTCCGCTTACCGTCGCCGTGTACGTTTCCCATTCCGTGCCTTTTCCGTTCTCGGTCAAATGCACCTTGGCCCCGCTGCCGGCGTCGGCATATTTCAGCGCCTTGCGGCGGATATCATCCTCCGAGGCGGGCGGACCATTCAGCTTTTTGACGGAACGTTTATCGTAAACGCTGGCTACGGATGGCCCCCAATCCAGCTCCGGATAAGCACTCACTCTTTTATCAACCGTTTTGAAACCGTCGATAATCGTGTTGTCCTCGGCTTTTTTCTCCGTTGCCAGAGCGGCTTCAACGTCCATCCACCGGAGATGATTCGTAATGACCTTGTTCTGCACATCCTGAAGATCCTTCGAAATCTCGCCGGAGCTTTTATACAGAGCCGTCAAGTTTTTCATTTCCCCATCGGTCAAAGGCTTGGCAGCGTAATCGCGCACCGCCGCCTTGTATGAGAAGTTGGAAATCTTGGA includes these proteins:
- a CDS encoding flagellar brake protein, whose translation is MYPKINDQLFIQVPSSDASEAEVEYRSRIAELEDEAFLIEIPMQESSGRLKKLHIGDELSVYFMGEGGIKNYFYTHVLGFKEDVIRMVRVHKPAKDEILKIQRRSFLRVSAELELAVRTAAGIRFLVRTEDIGGGGTSFWTDVSTPLEVGDRLECWLLIPYRNGLNEHAYFEAEVVRMKELDTGRSVAMLKFVNILDGERQKIIRFCFERQFDFRNR
- the ypeB gene encoding germination protein YpeB, with protein sequence MYKRMSAVLFPLTLILLIGALVWGYQENQEKNAVLLKAENQYQRSFHDLSYHMERLHGELGNVLAVSSTSDGMHHKFLTNVWRITSEAQNEINQLPLTLLPFSKTEEFLSKISNFSYKAAVRDYAAKPLTDGEMKNLTALYKSSGEISKDLQDVQNKVITNHLRWMDVEAALATEKKAEDNTIIDGFKTVDKRVSAYPELDWGPSVASVYDKRSVKKLNGPPASEDDIRRKALKYADAGSGAKVHLTENGKGTEWETYTATVSGANETVSMDFTKKGGLLISYNNNREIGAPKVSVDDAVAKAGEFLKRKGYSDMTPVSADRYGNMCNFTFVTKQSGVLIYPEKITVRSGLDTGDTTGFQSSDYVNEHQENRKIAKPGMSLADARKKLNPDFREIYNRLSLIENDDGEEVLTYEFGGRINGSQYRIYLNADTGIEESVEEIRTASGAQK